A window of Chryseobacterium shandongense genomic DNA:
AGTCCGTATTTTTGTACAGCTTCTTCACTGGCTAAAATTAATGCTGCTGCACCATCATTCATTCCGGAAGCATTTCCAGCCGTTACCGTTCCTTCTTTTCTGAAAGCCGGACGAAGTTTTCCTAATCCCTCCATTGAAGAAGTTGGCTTAATGAATTCGTCTGTATCAAAGATTTTCGGCTCGCCTTTTTTCTGTGGAATTTCAACTTTTACGATTTCTTCCGCTAGTCTTCCACTTTCTTGAGCTTTAGTCGCTTTTTGCTGTGACCAAAGGGCAAATTTATCCTGATCTTCACGGCTGATGTTATGCATATCCGCTAAATTTTCAGCAGTTTCACCCATTGCATCAATCCCGTACATTTCTTTCATTTTCGGGTTGATAAATCTCCATCCGAAAGTGGTGTCAAACATCTGGCTGTCTCTTCCGAAGGCTGTGCTTGGTTTTGACATTACATAAGGCGAACGTGTCATATGCTCCACTCCACCTGCAATATAAATTTCACCTTCTCCAGCAGCAATTGAACGGAAAGCATTTGCCACCGCAGACATTCCTGAAGCACACAATCTGTTAACGGTTTCTCCTCCGATTTTGTACGGAAGTCCTGCCAACAAAAGTCCCATCCTGGATACATTCCTGTTATCTTCGCCAGCTTGGTTGGCGCATCCGAAAATAACGTCTTCAATTTCCTCAACGGGAACTTCAGGATTTCTTGCTACGATTTCTTTAATAACAATAGCTGCCAAATCATCGGCTCTGACTTCTGAAAGTCCACCACTTAATTTTGAAATGGGTGTTCTGATGTAATCTATGATGTATACGTTGTTCATAATATTTCAATTTAACAATCTAGTAATGTAACAATGTAACAACCATTGGTAGACTGGGTATTTTGGTACATTTTTACATTATTTTTTTAAACTTGTACTTAATATTTTATATATAATTTTTTCTATTTCTGTAATCTGACTTTCCAATTTTTCATCAAAAGGATAATTTTTGGAATGTTTACACAGATACAGCCAATATTTTGTCTCTTCTAATTCCTTGACTGAAATTTTTATATTATTAATAAAATCTTTTTTGCTGTGAGGGTTTTGTGCTTCAAATGAATTGGCCCCGATACTGGTTCCGGAGCGTAGCAATTGTTTAGCAATAACAAATTTTCTTTTTTCATCTAACAGTTCACAAAATTCAATGATATGTAACGAGAATTGAATTGTTTTTTCAATTAATGGATTATTCTCAAAATTTATCATTTGTGTTAAAAATTAATATTTCATCATTGTTAAATTGTTATACTAAAATATTGTTAGATTGGGCTTACAACTCTGTTACTTTTTTTCCAATTTTATATACCGTTCCAACAAATTTTGCAATCAATTCTTCGTTCTGATTGGTAATTTTAATATCGTAAACAGCGGTTTTTCTGGTTTCATTTACCAAAATACTTTCTGCTCTGAAAGTATCGCCTTCTTTTCCGGCTTTGGTGAAGTTGATGATGCAATTCAACGCAACGGCAGCGTCTCCGGAATTGTTGGACGAAAACGCGAGTGCAGAATCTGCAAAAGCGAACGTAATGCCTCCGTGAACCGTTTTCAGCCCGTTGATCATTTCTTTTTTAATGGGCATTTCTATTAAACAATAATTTTCTCTGACTTCAATCAGTTTGATATTCATCCATTGGGAAAAATAGTCCTGATTGAACATATATTCTGCAACCTGTCTCGGATTCATCTTTAATTTATGGTTGTTATTTTTTCGTATAATTCATCAGCCAAGCGGTCATAAATACTCATGGTTTTACCCAGAATGATCTGATTGTACGAAAGATTTTCTGCTGGATAAGAAGCATTTAAATCAATTCCAGATTCATTTGCTAATCTTTTAATCAGCTCTTTATATTTTTCATTGAATTTTCCTAATAATTCAAGTTTTTCCTGATAATCATTTATCGAAGAAAGCTCCTGATTTATATATTCTTTTTCAATATTCAATCTTGTTTCCAGTTCGGCTCTGAATGATTCTATATCCATTTTTTAATGTAATAATTTAACAATGCAGCAGTGTACCAATGAGATGCTTCGACAAGCTCAGCATGACAGCGCGATTGGTACACTGTTAAACTGATACATTTTTATAATTTTCTCAGTAATGGGCTTTGTCTGTATCTTTCTTCCTGATATTCCTCGTATAGATTCTGCAAAGTTTCGGAAATTTTAGCATAACCGATTTCTTTTCCCCAAGCCAATAATCCTTTTGGATAGTTTACGCCTTTCTGCATGGCTAGTTCCAGATCTTCATCCGTTGCAATCCCTAATCTTTTTGCTTCTACAGCTTCATTAATCAGCATAGAAATAATTCTCATGAATATTTGCTGATAAAGCGCATCATCCTTCACAGGCTGTGCTTTAAGAGCACATTGACTCCCGTTGGTCGTCGAACCTCCTTTGTCGGTTTCCGAATAATCGTAGAAACCTTTTCCTGTTTTTCTGCCGTGAAGTTTGGCTTCCGACATTCTTTGCTGAAGGAGAGACGGTTTGTATTTCGGATCGTAGAAATATTCGTTGTAGACCGTTTTTGTTACGGAAAAATTCACATCAACCCCAATTAAATCCATTAATTCAAAAGGTCCCATTTTAAAGTTGCCTAAAGTTTTCATGGCATCATCAACCTGTTCTACGGTTGCGATATTTTCCTCAACGATTCTCAACCCTTCACCATAGAAAGGACGGGCAATTCTGTTGACGATAAATCCGGGGATATCTTTGGCAATCACCGGAGTTTTTCCCCAATCTTTCATGAGATTGTAGATTTTTTCAGCTAAAGATTTTTCGGTTAATAAGGATGGAATAACCTCAACTAAAGGCATCAGCGGAGCCGGATTGAAGAAGTGAATTCCGATGAAACGCTCCGGTTTCTGTAATTCCGCACCAAGAGAGGTGATGGAAATGGATGATGTATTGGAACCAATGACACAGTTTTCCGAAACGTGTTTCTCTAATTCTGTGAAAACTTTGGTTTTGATTTCTTTGTTTTCGATGATGGCTTCAATAATCAATTCACAATCTTTGAAATCCTTTAATTCTGTAGCAATGGAAATATTGGCTAAAATTTCAGTCATTTTCTCTGATGAAATTTTCTGTTTATCAACCAGTTTAATCAATGTTTTTTCCAAACCTACGGTTGCCGTTTCTACTTGTTTTGCATTAGCGTCATAAATCCAGACTTTGCATCCGTTCGTTGCGGCTACTTGTGCAATGCCGATTCCCATAGTTCCGGCACCGATAATTCCTACATTTTTCATAATTAATAATGTAACAATTTAACAATGTAGCAGTTTACCAATGTAAAAAATTTTGGTCATTGTTACATTGTTACATTACTACATTGTTACATTAATTTATTTCCCTTTATATTCTGGTTTTCTTTTCTGTAAAAAGGCGCTTACACCTTCTTTAAAATCTTCTGTTTCTGCGGCTTTCTGTTGTAGATCGCCTTCTAATTCCAACTGCTGCTTCAATGTATTATTGTAAGAATGCGCGAATGCTTTTTTGGTTAATTTTAAACCAACCGTAGGCATATTAGAAACTCTCTCTAAAATTTCCATTGATTTTGAATTGAATTCTTCTTCAGTAAAAACCTCAGCAACCAAACCGTATGATTTTGATTCTTCAGCCGATAATTTTTTCCCGGTAAATGCTAAATAATTGGCTAATTGTCTTCCCAGTAATTTTGGTAAAAAGTAGGTCCCACCCGTATCAGGAATCAGCCCGATATTGGAAAATGCCTGTGCAAAATAAGCTTTTTCATTTGCCAGAACAAAATCACAGATCAACGCCAACATTGCTCCGGCTCCAACTGCAGGGCCATTTACCAAAGCAATAACCGGTTTTTTACAATGGGTAATTTCTATCACCAAAGGATTGTAATAGTCTGTTACAATTTTTCTGATGATATCATTGTCATGATGTTCATTTCCCTGAACAAAAGCATCATCTAAATTCTGACCGGAACAAAAAGCTCTTCCTCTTCCGGAAATGGCAACACATCGTACTGCAGGATCGTTGCTGCATTCATTTATAAAATCTTTAAGATCTGATAAAGATGGCTTTGTAAGAGCATTCATTGTCTCCGGCTGGTTGAGGTAGGCAATTTTTAACTTTCCTTCGAAATGTGTCTCAATATCGAGTTGTGTATACATAGTTTTAATTTTTTATGATTAATGCACTAATTTAACAATAAAAATGTACCAATATATCAGTTTACCAGTATAACAATATTTAAAGCATTCAAAATTGTTACATTGCTACATTTTCAGATCGTTACACTAATTTTAGTGACATTTAAAATAGTCAAAAGGTTCTAAACAGTCTAAGCACTGATACGAAGCCTTACATAAGGTAGACCCGAATCTGCTGATCTGTTTTGAGTTCATGGAACCGCAACGCGGACATTTTTTAGGTTTCCCGATGTGATGTTCGTCTGCTCCTTTTTCGGGAGGGGTAATTCCGTACACCCGAAGTTTTTCTCTCGCTTCATCCGTTAACCAGTCTGTCGTCCAGATTGGAAACATTTTGGTGACAACTTTTGCGTTCCACCCATTCTCCTTCATGATCTTGATGATGTCTTCTTCGATGGTAAACATGGCGGGACAGGCAGAATAAGTGGGTGTAATTATTACTTCGCAAGAATTCTCGTTTATAATTTTCGCCTCTCTTACAATACCCAATTCCACGATATTAATCACCGGAATTTCCGGATCGGGAACCATTTTTAATATGTCTAAAGGATTTTTCAATCTTCTTTTATCTTATTTTTTAACGCAAAGCGCGCTAAGATTTTTTCACTACTAACCGTTTTTAAGTTCGCAAAGGCGTCCTACTCAGCGAAGCCAACGAAGAGTAAATTCAATGGCAGTTCAAAATTGTTAGATTGTTAAACTGCTACATTGATATATTGATATATTTTATTACCACGTGCAACCCGGATACGCTCTCTGCATATACTGCAATTCGCAAAGAATATATCCAAAATATTCGGTGTGATAGCCTGTTCTGGATTTTGGCTGCATGAAAGGATTGGTAGGGTATTCTAACCCGAAATCTGCAAAATCCTTTTGGGTGATCGCCAAAAACTCTTCGTAAAGAGTTTCAGCATTTGGAGCAATATTTAATGCTACCAAATCATCTTCTCCTTCTGTTTTTGCAAATAAACCTTTAGTGTATTCCCAAATATTTTCTATTGCTTTTTCCAAGCGGATTTTACTTTCTTCTGTTCCTTGAGCGAAAATTTTCATCCAGGAAGCAGCGTGTGTGTAATGGTATTTTACTTCTTTTAAAGACTTCTGGGCAATCGCAGAAAGTTCTTCATTAGCGGAATTGGATAATGCTTCATACATCAGTTTCTGATACACCGCGAAAACATACACTTTTAAAATCGTCTGAGCATAATCTTCGTTCGGAAGCTCTGTCCAGTGCGCATTTATATATTCGTGTTCGTATCTTAAAAAAGCAATATCATCTTCAGATTTTCCGTCGTCTAAAAGTCTTGAGGCATAAACGTAAAAGTTATTCGCCTGACCAAGTTCATCCAACGCGATATTTGTCAATGCAATATCTTCCTCCAGATATGGACCTTCACCGCACCACGCAGACAAACGCTGCCCCATAATGAAACTGTCGTCTGCAAGTTTTAATAAATAATTATATAATGGGTTCATTTATTCAATATATTTAAGACTGATAGAAAATAGACTTCCATGCTTTATCTATTATCTATTGGTCTATTATCTCCAAGTCTATTCTTATTACATATTTTTTACATCGTTCGGGATCTCGTAAAACGTCGGGTGACGATATAATTTGTCGTCTGCAGGATCGAAGAATGCTTCTTTATCTACTCCTTCCGAAGTTACGATATATTTACTTGGAACTACCCAAACTGAAGTTCCTTCTTTTCTCCTTGTATAAACGTCTCTTGCGTTCTGTAATGCCATTTCTGCTGTTGGTGCCTGTACTACTCCAACATGTTTGTGGGATAATCCCGGTTTAGTCTGAATAAACACTTCCCACATATCTAAATTTGCCATAATTAAAATTAATTTAACAATGTAACAGTTTAACAATAATGAGATTCTTCGCTTTGCTCAGAATGACAATAGGATTGTTACATTTTTACATTGGTATATTGTTATATTGAAATTTTTTCCTGTTTTTCTGCAAAAGCCGCTGCGGCCTCTTTCACCCAAGAATTTTCTCTTTGCGCTTTTCTCTTGGTTTCGATACGCTTTTTGTTGCAAGGTCCGTTTCCTTTTAAGATTTCCATGAATTCATCCCAAGGAAGTTCTCCGAAATCGTAATGCTGTCTTTCTTCATTCCATTTTAAATCTTTATCCGGAATGGTTAATCCTAAAAATTCAGCCTGCGCAACGGTAACGTCAACAAATCTCTGACGAAGACTGTCGTTGCTTTCTCTTTTTACCCTGTAATTCATAGAGATTTTAGAGTTTGGCGAGCTGTCATCATTCGGACCAAACATCATTAAAGCCGGCCACCAGAAACGGTTTAACGAAGCCTGAGCCATTTCTTTCTGCTGTTTTGTACCTCGGCAAAGTGCCATTAAAATTTCATAGCCCTGTCTTTGGTGGAAAGATTCTTCTTTACAGATTTTAACCATCGCTCTTGAATAAGGGCCATAAGAATTTCCCATCAACATTACCTGATTCATGATCGCCGCACCATCAACCAACCAACCGATAGCACCGATATCTGCCCAACTCAATGTAGGATAGTTGAATATACTTGAATATTTTGCTTTTCCTGAAAGCATATCTTCGTATGTCGCATCTCTGTCGGCTCTAACCGTTCCGTCTCCTAGTGTTTCTGTAGCAGAATAAAGATACAGACCGTGACCTGCCTCATCCTGAACTTTTGCCAACAGCGCCATTTTCCTTCTCAAGGAAGGTGCTCTGGAAATCCAGTTGGCTTCCGGCAGCATTCCGACAATTTCAGAATGGGCGTGCTGTGAAATCTGACGAACCAATAATTTTCTGTAATCATCTGGCATTACGTCTTTTGGTTCCACTTTATTTTCGTCGTGTACGTATTGTACAAATTTTTCTAAATCCATAACTTTCAATTTAGCAATGTATCAGTTTAGCAATGTACCAATAAGAGATGCTTCGACAAGCTCAGCATGACAGTGATTGTTACACTGGTAAATTATTAGATTGTTACATTAATTTTAAACATCATAATTAAGCATCACCACATTGGTTGTAGGATGACACTGACAGGTAAGAACGTAACCTCTGGCTACTTCTTCTTCGGTAAGCGCGTAGTTTTTTTCCATGAAAACTTCCCCCTCCAAAACTTCAGCTTTACACGTACAGCACACTCCTCCTTTGCACGCAAAAGGTACTGGAAGATTGTCTTTCAATGCTTTATCTAAGATACTTTCTTTTTTTGAATTCAGGTGGAATGAATATTCATCATCATCGATGATCACCGTTACCATACTTTCGATATTGGCAATCGCTTTGAATTCATCGCTCATTTCCTCTGTATTTTCTTCATCGGGAGCGGTGAAATATTCAAACAAAACCTGGATAGCCGGTACTTTTTTATCTTTCTTCAAATAATCGGCAACGCTTTTTATCATTTCGGAAGGTCCGCAGATAAAATAAGTTGATTCTTTTACATCGATTTCAGGATGCCTTTCGAAAAGTTGCTCCAATTTATCCGGACAGATTCTTCCTTCAAACAGCTGATCTTCATGTTTTTCCCGACTCACCATATAGATCACCTTCAGCCTTCCGTTGAAGTGCTCTACCAGTTTATCGATCTCAGCTTTTTTCATTACATGATTCATGCTTCTGTTGCTGTAGAACAAATAAGCGTTTGAATTTGGTTCCTGGTAAAGACTTTCTTTGATATTAGACAACACCGGAGAAATTCCGCTTCCTGCAGCAAGTCCGATATATGTTTTTACATTGGTAGGATGATAGGTTGTGTTGAAACCACCCATGGGAGGCATTACTTCAAGCAATTCATCCATGTGAAGATGTTCGTTGAAATAACCGGAAACTTTTCCTCCTTCTAAAAGCTTAACCAAAACTTCAAGCGTATTACTTTTTTCACTCGGAGCATTGCAGATAGAATAAGAACGTCTCTCTTCATTTCCGTTGATCATCATCCGGAAATTCAGATACTGTCCCTGCTTGAATCTGAATTTATCTTTCAGCTCTTCGGGAATTTCAACGGCTACATTTACTGCATCGTTGGTATCTTTCTGAACTTTTACCGTTTTTAGTTTATAAAATGAATTCATTTTGTTTTTAATATTCTATTAATTTTTCCACCTTCACATTTAGGTAAACTATCCTGGGCATGAATTTTCACTTTTGTGGTAATTCCTACCCGTTTTTTTATTTCGTTTTCAATTTTTTTTGCAAAGTTTCCGACAAAAATAGCATAATCATCGGTATTTAAACTTAAATTTTTTGCCCTTACCAATTCATCATCTACCTCCACATCAATATCGAGCGCAACACACATCTGCTCTTTTTCAACCGGTGTCAGATAATAATTCGGAACAGTACCTTTCACGTGGGAAAATGCT
This region includes:
- the pcaF gene encoding 3-oxoadipyl-CoA thiolase translates to MNNVYIIDYIRTPISKLSGGLSEVRADDLAAIVIKEIVARNPEVPVEEIEDVIFGCANQAGEDNRNVSRMGLLLAGLPYKIGGETVNRLCASGMSAVANAFRSIAAGEGEIYIAGGVEHMTRSPYVMSKPSTAFGRDSQMFDTTFGWRFINPKMKEMYGIDAMGETAENLADMHNISREDQDKFALWSQQKATKAQESGRLAEEIVKVEIPQKKGEPKIFDTDEFIKPTSSMEGLGKLRPAFRKEGTVTAGNASGMNDGAAALILASEEAVQKYGLQPIAKILGSAVAGVEPRIMGIGPVEAAQKLLKRLNLSLDDMHIIELNEAFAAQALAVTRTLGLKDDDSRVNPNGGAIAIGHPLGVSGARIVGSAAMELQKQNKRYALCTLCIGVGQGYAMVIEKV
- a CDS encoding 2Fe-2S iron-sulfur cluster-binding protein; protein product: MNSFYKLKTVKVQKDTNDAVNVAVEIPEELKDKFRFKQGQYLNFRMMINGNEERRSYSICNAPSEKSNTLEVLVKLLEGGKVSGYFNEHLHMDELLEVMPPMGGFNTTYHPTNVKTYIGLAAGSGISPVLSNIKESLYQEPNSNAYLFYSNRSMNHVMKKAEIDKLVEHFNGRLKVIYMVSREKHEDQLFEGRICPDKLEQLFERHPEIDVKESTYFICGPSEMIKSVADYLKKDKKVPAIQVLFEYFTAPDEENTEEMSDEFKAIANIESMVTVIIDDDEYSFHLNSKKESILDKALKDNLPVPFACKGGVCCTCKAEVLEGEVFMEKNYALTEEEVARGYVLTCQCHPTTNVVMLNYDV
- the paaD gene encoding 1,2-phenylacetyl-CoA epoxidase subunit PaaD — its product is MVPDPEIPVINIVELGIVREAKIINENSCEVIITPTYSACPAMFTIEEDIIKIMKENGWNAKVVTKMFPIWTTDWLTDEAREKLRVYGITPPEKGADEHHIGKPKKCPRCGSMNSKQISRFGSTLCKASYQCLDCLEPFDYFKCH
- a CDS encoding four helix bundle protein, with amino-acid sequence MINFENNPLIEKTIQFSLHIIEFCELLDEKRKFVIAKQLLRSGTSIGANSFEAQNPHSKKDFINNIKISVKELEETKYWLYLCKHSKNYPFDEKLESQITEIEKIIYKILSTSLKK
- the paaA gene encoding 1,2-phenylacetyl-CoA epoxidase subunit PaaA, which produces MDLEKFVQYVHDENKVEPKDVMPDDYRKLLVRQISQHAHSEIVGMLPEANWISRAPSLRRKMALLAKVQDEAGHGLYLYSATETLGDGTVRADRDATYEDMLSGKAKYSSIFNYPTLSWADIGAIGWLVDGAAIMNQVMLMGNSYGPYSRAMVKICKEESFHQRQGYEILMALCRGTKQQKEMAQASLNRFWWPALMMFGPNDDSSPNSKISMNYRVKRESNDSLRQRFVDVTVAQAEFLGLTIPDKDLKWNEERQHYDFGELPWDEFMEILKGNGPCNKKRIETKRKAQRENSWVKEAAAAFAEKQEKISI
- the paaB gene encoding 1,2-phenylacetyl-CoA epoxidase subunit PaaB, whose product is MANLDMWEVFIQTKPGLSHKHVGVVQAPTAEMALQNARDVYTRRKEGTSVWVVPSKYIVTSEGVDKEAFFDPADDKLYRHPTFYEIPNDVKNM
- a CDS encoding PaaI family thioesterase encodes the protein MNPRQVAEYMFNQDYFSQWMNIKLIEVRENYCLIEMPIKKEMINGLKTVHGGITFAFADSALAFSSNNSGDAAVALNCIINFTKAGKEGDTFRAESILVNETRKTAVYDIKITNQNEELIAKFVGTVYKIGKKVTEL
- the paaC gene encoding 1,2-phenylacetyl-CoA epoxidase subunit PaaC is translated as MNPLYNYLLKLADDSFIMGQRLSAWCGEGPYLEEDIALTNIALDELGQANNFYVYASRLLDDGKSEDDIAFLRYEHEYINAHWTELPNEDYAQTILKVYVFAVYQKLMYEALSNSANEELSAIAQKSLKEVKYHYTHAASWMKIFAQGTEESKIRLEKAIENIWEYTKGLFAKTEGEDDLVALNIAPNAETLYEEFLAITQKDFADFGLEYPTNPFMQPKSRTGYHTEYFGYILCELQYMQRAYPGCTW
- a CDS encoding enoyl-CoA hydratase/isomerase family protein, with translation MYTQLDIETHFEGKLKIAYLNQPETMNALTKPSLSDLKDFINECSNDPAVRCVAISGRGRAFCSGQNLDDAFVQGNEHHDNDIIRKIVTDYYNPLVIEITHCKKPVIALVNGPAVGAGAMLALICDFVLANEKAYFAQAFSNIGLIPDTGGTYFLPKLLGRQLANYLAFTGKKLSAEESKSYGLVAEVFTEEEFNSKSMEILERVSNMPTVGLKLTKKAFAHSYNNTLKQQLELEGDLQQKAAETEDFKEGVSAFLQKRKPEYKGK
- a CDS encoding 3-hydroxyacyl-CoA dehydrogenase NAD-binding domain-containing protein, producing the protein MKNVGIIGAGTMGIGIAQVAATNGCKVWIYDANAKQVETATVGLEKTLIKLVDKQKISSEKMTEILANISIATELKDFKDCELIIEAIIENKEIKTKVFTELEKHVSENCVIGSNTSSISITSLGAELQKPERFIGIHFFNPAPLMPLVEVIPSLLTEKSLAEKIYNLMKDWGKTPVIAKDIPGFIVNRIARPFYGEGLRIVEENIATVEQVDDAMKTLGNFKMGPFELMDLIGVDVNFSVTKTVYNEYFYDPKYKPSLLQQRMSEAKLHGRKTGKGFYDYSETDKGGSTTNGSQCALKAQPVKDDALYQQIFMRIISMLINEAVEAKRLGIATDEDLELAMQKGVNYPKGLLAWGKEIGYAKISETLQNLYEEYQEERYRQSPLLRKL